A region of Kineosporia sp. NBRC 101731 DNA encodes the following proteins:
- a CDS encoding NAD-glutamate dehydrogenase, producing MSGGATTLPTIEGDRQALLAGAQEAGRELISHEPPGEPPPDPGEFLHRYYRNVALDDLRERTSLDLAGLALSHRQLAAVRPQGKALVRVLTPTTETDGWSCGHTVIEIVVEDMPFLVDSVNAELARLGCELQMTIHPQFVVRRDITGSMLEVLRMEPHLAASRAAGAAGQPLPRDAHAESWIHVEVGRETDPERVVAMERGLRRVLDDVRVAVEDWPKMRATADRIAGELLHVPPIGPARAEVEEGAELLRWLAAGHFTFIGYREYDLVERDGEGLLIARTGTGLGVLRHDQDPRTAGRLTPKARVKAREQSLLVLTKANSRSTVHRAGYLDYIGVKVFDAQGRVTGERRFLGLYASTAYTADVRDVPVISRKAEAVLATGGFTPDSHSGKDLLEILQVYPRDELFEIDAEMLAWVTMTVMQLQERRRTRLFLRVEDYGRYVSCLVFLPRDRYVTSVRLGIERVLREAIGARTADYTARVTESVLARLHFVVRVEPGAAVPDLDLAALEQQLVKLTRSWDDDFAEAAAQEVGDTAGARLVREWGAGIGQAYRVDVDPRTAVEDLCRLDSMDSAQGRSAVLAVKLYELPGAAPGEHRFVLYRREPLSLSAVLPYLSNLGVEVVDERPYAFNSSSGRKGYIYDFGLRGAHRPSVSGVPTYERLHRLFCEAFESAWWGEAESDGFERLVLTAGLDWRQVSVLRGYARYLRQTGSTFGQDYIGDCLVANSEIAVMLVELFEARFDPDQFVDGTDAGGRAKAVGDLVTRISTALDNVSSLDQDRILRSFLALVQATTRTNRYLLEDDAEPATGIRRALAFKLDPHVVPDLPAPRPAHEIFVYSPWVEGVHLRFGAVARGGLRWSDRREDFRTEILGLVKAQMVKNAVIVPTGAKGGFVAKQLPDPAVDRDAWLAEGIACYRSFIGSLLDVTDNRVMEDNTQRIVPPPRVFRHDGDDSYLVVAADKGTAAFSDLANEVAACYGFWLGDAFASGGSVGYDHKVMGITARGAWESVDRHFRELGHDVSTMRTTAVGIGDMSGDVFGNGMLLSKALQLVAAFDHRHIFLDPDPDPQKSYDERARMFRLPRSSWADYDTDVISKGGGVHPRSAKSIPITPEVAQRLGIPASRTAMPPNELMKIILGAPVDLLWNGGIGTYVKASSESHGDAGDKANDAIRLNGRDLRARVVGEGGNLGLTQLGRVEAALCGVRVNTDAIDNSAGVDCSDHEVNIKILLDALVTAGRLDAGERTELLASMTDDVARLVLRDNYEQNVLLGNARQQSRGMLPVHQRFIQALEARGALNRALEHLPDDTTIADRKTAELGLTSPEFSVLVAYAKLTLTDDIVDTELPDDPWLDRVLTGYFPPQIGKAYGDALAAHPLRRQIVTTCLVNDMVNRGGITFAHRCQEETGAEPEQIARAYIVAREIFGFESFARSVEALDGLLSTNDQAALYLGFRRLLDRAVRWFIQAVPGTIDIAEQVARFGPAISELAPQIPELVAPEQRTVLAAEIEEWKRRGVPEPLARQAAGLLTRYMLLDITQIAGRLGADPAEVARVYLTLSERYGGQGLLRRISGLPRSDRWKLQARASLRADLYAALESLTVAVLTKTGPGEPADRISEFEAANSERVTRVRMTLEDVERLQAADVAALSVVLRSLRSIV from the coding sequence ATGTCGGGTGGAGCTACGACGCTGCCGACAATAGAAGGGGACAGGCAGGCGCTTCTCGCAGGCGCCCAGGAGGCCGGCCGGGAGCTGATCTCCCACGAGCCACCGGGCGAGCCACCACCGGACCCGGGTGAGTTCCTGCACCGGTACTACCGCAACGTCGCTCTCGACGATCTGCGCGAGCGCACCTCTCTCGATCTTGCCGGGCTGGCCCTCTCGCACCGTCAGCTGGCAGCTGTCCGGCCCCAGGGCAAGGCCCTGGTACGGGTGCTCACGCCGACGACCGAGACCGACGGGTGGTCGTGCGGGCACACCGTCATCGAGATTGTCGTCGAAGACATGCCGTTTCTCGTCGACTCGGTGAATGCAGAGCTCGCCCGTCTGGGCTGCGAGCTCCAGATGACGATCCATCCGCAGTTCGTCGTGCGCCGTGACATCACCGGTTCGATGCTCGAGGTCCTTCGGATGGAACCGCATCTGGCAGCCTCCCGCGCAGCCGGTGCGGCGGGGCAGCCACTGCCGCGGGACGCTCACGCCGAGTCGTGGATCCACGTCGAGGTAGGCCGTGAGACCGATCCCGAACGGGTCGTGGCCATGGAGCGTGGTCTCCGCCGGGTGCTCGACGACGTACGGGTGGCGGTTGAGGACTGGCCCAAGATGCGAGCCACCGCCGATCGGATCGCCGGCGAACTGCTCCACGTTCCGCCCATCGGCCCGGCGCGCGCCGAGGTGGAGGAGGGGGCCGAACTGCTGCGCTGGCTGGCGGCCGGTCACTTCACCTTCATCGGCTACCGCGAGTACGACCTGGTCGAACGGGACGGTGAGGGCCTCCTGATCGCTCGCACCGGAACCGGTCTGGGAGTGCTGCGCCACGATCAGGACCCGCGCACCGCCGGGCGTCTGACGCCCAAGGCCCGGGTGAAGGCGCGGGAACAGTCGCTGCTCGTGCTGACCAAGGCCAACTCGCGCTCCACCGTGCACCGGGCCGGGTATCTCGACTACATCGGTGTGAAGGTGTTCGACGCGCAGGGGCGGGTGACCGGGGAACGTCGATTCCTCGGCCTGTACGCGTCTACCGCTTACACGGCCGACGTGCGGGACGTGCCGGTCATCAGCCGCAAGGCTGAAGCGGTACTGGCCACCGGCGGGTTCACCCCGGACAGCCATTCCGGCAAGGACCTGCTGGAAATCCTTCAGGTCTATCCGCGCGACGAGCTGTTCGAGATCGACGCCGAGATGCTGGCCTGGGTCACGATGACGGTGATGCAACTGCAGGAACGGCGTCGTACCCGGCTCTTCCTGCGGGTGGAGGACTACGGCCGTTATGTCTCCTGCCTGGTGTTCCTGCCTCGTGACCGCTACGTCACCTCGGTGCGGTTGGGCATCGAGCGGGTGCTGCGGGAAGCAATCGGTGCGCGGACGGCCGACTACACCGCGCGCGTCACCGAATCGGTGCTCGCCCGGCTGCACTTCGTGGTGCGTGTGGAGCCCGGCGCAGCGGTGCCCGATCTCGACCTGGCTGCCCTCGAGCAGCAGCTGGTGAAGTTGACACGTAGTTGGGACGACGACTTCGCCGAGGCCGCAGCCCAGGAGGTCGGCGACACCGCCGGAGCTCGTCTGGTGCGGGAGTGGGGGGCCGGGATCGGTCAGGCCTACCGTGTGGACGTCGATCCTCGCACCGCGGTTGAGGACCTCTGCCGCCTGGACTCCATGGACTCGGCCCAGGGACGCTCCGCCGTTCTCGCCGTGAAGTTGTACGAGCTGCCGGGCGCCGCCCCCGGGGAGCACCGGTTCGTGCTCTACCGCCGCGAGCCGCTGTCCCTGTCGGCGGTGTTGCCTTACCTCAGCAACCTCGGCGTCGAGGTGGTGGACGAGCGCCCGTACGCCTTCAATTCGTCCTCCGGCCGCAAGGGTTACATCTACGACTTCGGCCTCCGAGGCGCCCACCGGCCCTCGGTGTCCGGCGTGCCTACGTACGAGCGACTGCACCGGCTCTTCTGCGAGGCCTTCGAATCGGCTTGGTGGGGTGAGGCGGAAAGTGACGGCTTCGAGCGGCTCGTCCTGACGGCGGGCCTCGACTGGCGACAGGTCTCGGTGCTGCGCGGCTACGCCCGCTACCTGCGCCAGACCGGATCCACCTTCGGGCAGGACTACATCGGTGATTGCCTGGTCGCCAACTCCGAGATCGCCGTGATGCTGGTCGAGCTGTTCGAGGCACGCTTCGACCCGGACCAGTTCGTCGACGGGACGGATGCCGGAGGCCGGGCCAAAGCCGTCGGCGACCTGGTGACCCGGATCTCCACGGCCCTCGACAACGTCTCGAGCCTCGACCAGGACCGGATTCTGCGGTCGTTCCTGGCATTGGTGCAGGCCACCACTCGCACCAACCGGTACCTGCTCGAGGACGATGCCGAGCCGGCGACCGGCATTCGCAGGGCGCTGGCCTTCAAGCTGGATCCGCACGTGGTGCCGGACCTTCCCGCACCACGGCCCGCCCACGAGATCTTCGTGTACTCGCCGTGGGTCGAGGGCGTGCACCTGCGGTTCGGCGCTGTGGCCCGGGGCGGTCTGCGCTGGAGCGACCGCCGGGAGGACTTCCGCACCGAGATCCTCGGCCTGGTGAAGGCCCAGATGGTGAAGAACGCCGTGATCGTGCCGACCGGTGCCAAGGGCGGTTTCGTTGCCAAGCAACTCCCTGACCCGGCGGTCGACCGTGATGCCTGGCTGGCCGAGGGCATCGCCTGCTACCGCAGCTTCATCGGCTCGTTGCTCGACGTGACCGACAACCGGGTGATGGAGGACAACACCCAGCGGATCGTGCCTCCACCCCGGGTCTTCCGGCACGACGGTGACGACAGCTACCTGGTCGTCGCGGCGGACAAGGGCACGGCCGCGTTCTCCGACCTGGCCAACGAGGTGGCTGCCTGCTACGGATTCTGGCTCGGGGACGCGTTCGCCTCGGGCGGCTCGGTCGGTTACGACCACAAGGTCATGGGCATCACGGCCCGGGGTGCATGGGAGAGCGTCGACCGGCACTTCCGCGAGCTCGGCCACGACGTCTCCACGATGCGCACCACGGCGGTCGGCATCGGTGACATGAGCGGCGATGTGTTCGGCAACGGCATGTTGCTGTCGAAGGCCCTGCAACTCGTGGCCGCCTTCGACCACCGGCACATCTTCCTCGACCCCGATCCCGATCCGCAGAAGTCCTACGACGAGCGTGCACGGATGTTCCGCCTGCCCCGCTCGAGCTGGGCCGACTACGACACCGATGTGATCAGCAAGGGCGGCGGTGTTCACCCGCGCAGTGCCAAGTCGATCCCGATCACGCCCGAGGTCGCCCAGCGGCTGGGCATCCCGGCATCGCGCACCGCGATGCCCCCGAACGAGCTGATGAAGATCATCCTTGGCGCGCCGGTCGACCTGCTCTGGAACGGAGGCATCGGCACCTACGTCAAGGCCTCCAGCGAGAGTCACGGTGATGCGGGAGACAAGGCCAACGACGCGATCCGGCTGAACGGCCGCGATCTTCGGGCGCGTGTCGTGGGTGAGGGCGGCAACCTCGGTCTGACCCAGCTCGGCCGCGTGGAGGCAGCGCTCTGCGGGGTACGGGTCAACACCGACGCGATCGACAACTCGGCTGGGGTGGACTGCTCCGACCACGAAGTCAACATCAAGATCCTTCTGGACGCACTGGTCACCGCCGGTCGCCTGGACGCCGGTGAGCGCACCGAACTGCTGGCGTCGATGACCGATGACGTGGCGCGGCTGGTGCTGCGGGACAACTACGAGCAGAACGTGCTGCTCGGTAATGCTCGTCAGCAGTCCCGCGGCATGCTGCCGGTGCACCAGCGATTCATCCAGGCGTTGGAGGCCCGCGGCGCCCTGAACCGTGCCCTGGAGCACCTGCCGGACGATACGACGATCGCTGACCGGAAAACTGCCGAGCTGGGTCTTACCTCGCCCGAGTTCTCCGTGCTGGTGGCCTACGCCAAACTCACCCTCACCGACGACATCGTGGACACCGAGCTGCCGGACGACCCCTGGCTGGACCGTGTGCTGACGGGCTACTTCCCGCCGCAGATCGGCAAGGCGTACGGCGACGCCTTGGCCGCGCATCCGCTGCGCCGGCAGATCGTCACCACCTGCCTGGTCAATGACATGGTCAACCGGGGTGGCATCACATTCGCCCATCGCTGCCAGGAGGAGACCGGCGCCGAGCCCGAGCAGATCGCCCGCGCCTATATCGTGGCCCGGGAGATCTTCGGTTTCGAGAGCTTCGCCCGGAGTGTGGAGGCCCTCGACGGTCTGCTCTCCACCAACGATCAGGCAGCGTTGTACCTGGGCTTCCGTCGGCTGCTGGACCGTGCGGTGCGCTGGTTCATCCAGGCCGTGCCCGGCACGATCGACATCGCCGAGCAGGTGGCCCGGTTCGGCCCGGCGATCTCCGAGTTGGCTCCACAGATCCCCGAGCTCGTCGCACCCGAGCAGCGCACGGTGCTGGCGGCGGAGATCGAGGAGTGGAAGCGGCGGGGCGTTCCGGAGCCACTGGCCCGGCAGGCGGCGGGCCTGCTCACCCGCTACATGCTGCTCGACATCACCCAGATCGCCGGCCGTCTGGGCGCCGACCCGGCGGAGGTGGCGCGGGTCTACCTGACTTTGTCGGAACGCTACGGCGGTCAGGGACTCTTGCGCCGGATCTCTGGTCTGCCCCGCAGCGACCGCTGGAAGCTGCAGGCGCGGGCCTCTCTGCGGGCCGATCTGTACGCGGCGCTGGAGTCGCTGACCGTGGCCGTGCTCACGAAGACGGGCCCGGGGGAGCCGGCCGACCGGATCTCCGAGTTCGAGGCGGCGAACTCGGAGAGGGTGACCCGGGTTCGCATGACGCTGGAGGACGTGGAACGGCTGCAGGCAGCCGACGTGGCCGCGCTGTCCGTGGTGCTGCGCTCGCTGCGGAGCATTGTGTGA
- a CDS encoding DUF2505 domain-containing protein: MRVTADMHYPADPGSIFAMLTDQAFQERKTGEISKGPWDVRVHREGDSAVIVSRRTLPPDVIPEAFRGMVGSSITVTQTEKWGPAGPDGIRSGSIDVEIGGAPVRLTGLLTLSPAADGGCTERVEGDLKAKVPLFGGKIERAAEPAVRAAIDAEGRIGLAWLAEHP, from the coding sequence GTGCGCGTGACCGCTGACATGCACTATCCAGCCGACCCGGGCAGCATTTTCGCGATGCTCACGGACCAAGCCTTCCAGGAACGGAAGACCGGCGAAATTTCCAAGGGCCCGTGGGACGTCCGGGTGCACCGCGAAGGCGATTCAGCCGTGATCGTGAGCCGGCGCACGCTGCCGCCCGACGTGATCCCGGAGGCGTTCCGGGGAATGGTCGGTTCCAGCATCACCGTCACCCAGACCGAGAAGTGGGGTCCGGCCGGGCCTGACGGTATTCGCAGCGGCAGCATCGACGTGGAGATCGGCGGAGCTCCGGTGCGGCTCACAGGTCTGCTCACCCTGAGCCCGGCGGCCGACGGCGGCTGCACCGAGCGCGTCGAGGGTGATCTCAAGGCCAAGGTGCCCCTGTTCGGGGGAAAGATCGAGAGGGCCGCGGAACCGGCGGTGCGGGCTGCCATCGACGCCGAGGGACGCATCGGCCTGGCGTGGCTGGCGGAGCACCCCTGA
- a CDS encoding HAD family phosphatase, with protein MSTELRGLIVDWGGVLTAPLDEAITRWVGAEGIDMETYSAVMTGLVREDKSPIHSLERGELGAAEFEQVLADRFRQQGRTIAADGILARMLEGLQALSEDMVGLLRRTRAAGLRTALLSNSWGEHYPEHLWIGAFDQVVISGRVGMRKPEPEIFRHTARLLELEPEQCVFVDDLRPNVVGAARVGMVGVHFTAYQETVDELEILFGLDLR; from the coding sequence ATGAGTACCGAACTGCGCGGCCTGATCGTCGACTGGGGCGGGGTACTGACAGCCCCCCTGGACGAGGCGATCACGCGCTGGGTGGGCGCCGAGGGCATCGACATGGAGACCTACAGTGCGGTCATGACGGGACTCGTCCGGGAGGACAAGTCCCCGATCCACTCGTTGGAGCGGGGGGAACTCGGCGCGGCAGAGTTCGAGCAGGTGCTCGCGGATCGGTTCCGTCAGCAAGGGCGAACGATCGCTGCCGACGGCATCCTGGCCCGCATGCTCGAAGGGCTGCAGGCACTGTCCGAAGACATGGTCGGCCTGCTGCGCCGGACACGGGCAGCCGGACTGCGAACGGCGCTGCTCTCGAACTCGTGGGGTGAGCACTATCCCGAGCACCTCTGGATCGGGGCGTTCGACCAGGTGGTGATCTCCGGGCGGGTCGGTATGCGCAAACCCGAGCCGGAGATCTTCCGGCACACCGCGCGACTCCTGGAACTGGAGCCGGAGCAATGCGTGTTCGTCGACGACCTGCGCCCGAATGTCGTCGGTGCGGCCCGGGTCGGCATGGTCGGGGTTCACTTCACCGCTTATCAGGAGACGGTCGACGAACTCGAGATCCTGTTCGGTCTCGATCTACGCTGA
- a CDS encoding SAF domain-containing protein, translating into MVVSELVSTRTAPARLRRPGWRDPRLIVGLVLLFGSIAAGARLVAEAGQTRAVYAARGALPPGTALTAEVLRVVRVRVDGTGAGYLDADSPLPVGAVLVRTVGDGELIPMAAIGSAASLSVRPVVIPFDGPPPGGLAAGGRADIWAALPREEGRAGYQVPRQIASDVEVFAVTGPGTGLNSSRSGSLQVLVPEQKLTDVLEAVSGEARLSILPVLGTPRPVSRS; encoded by the coding sequence ATGGTGGTGTCCGAGCTGGTGTCGACGAGGACGGCGCCCGCGAGGCTGAGACGGCCGGGCTGGCGCGACCCTCGACTCATCGTCGGGCTGGTGCTGTTGTTCGGTTCGATCGCGGCCGGGGCCCGGCTGGTGGCCGAGGCCGGGCAGACACGCGCGGTCTATGCTGCGCGCGGTGCGCTGCCGCCCGGGACCGCGTTGACCGCGGAGGTGCTGCGCGTGGTCCGGGTCAGGGTAGACGGCACGGGGGCCGGCTATCTCGACGCGGACAGTCCTCTTCCCGTGGGCGCCGTGCTCGTCCGCACGGTCGGCGACGGTGAGCTGATTCCGATGGCGGCGATCGGCTCTGCCGCCAGCCTGTCGGTTCGGCCGGTCGTCATTCCCTTCGACGGCCCGCCGCCGGGGGGCCTCGCGGCCGGCGGGCGGGCTGACATCTGGGCCGCCCTCCCGCGTGAGGAAGGGCGCGCCGGATATCAGGTGCCTCGCCAGATTGCTTCCGACGTCGAGGTGTTCGCGGTCACCGGTCCGGGTACCGGCCTCAACTCGAGCCGGTCCGGTTCGCTGCAGGTGCTCGTGCCCGAGCAGAAACTGACCGATGTACTGGAGGCGGTGTCCGGTGAGGCCCGGCTCAGCATCCTGCCGGTGCTCGGCACACCCCGACCGGTCTCCCGCTCGTGA
- a CDS encoding helix-turn-helix domain-containing protein: protein MTPRFLELADVAEELSISVRQAYTLVRSGELPAIQVGGRGQWRVETSVLEEYIQNKYAETREMVRNRPASETD from the coding sequence GTGACTCCCCGCTTCCTGGAACTCGCCGACGTCGCCGAGGAGCTCAGCATCTCCGTGCGACAGGCCTACACACTGGTGCGCTCCGGCGAGCTGCCGGCGATCCAGGTCGGTGGCCGCGGCCAGTGGCGCGTCGAGACGTCCGTCCTGGAGGAGTACATCCAGAACAAGTACGCCGAGACCCGCGAGATGGTACGTAACCGCCCGGCCTCCGAGACGGACTGA
- a CDS encoding LysM peptidoglycan-binding domain-containing protein: protein MGHHVVVKRGDTLWSIAAQHLGPGANDVDIAHEWPRWYQVNRHLIGADPHKLLPGERLRSPDLVSRPATPEQRTRAEAPVPSQTKQHSQREAGR from the coding sequence ATGGGCCACCACGTGGTCGTGAAACGGGGCGACACCCTGTGGTCGATCGCGGCGCAGCACCTCGGTCCCGGTGCGAATGACGTGGATATAGCTCACGAGTGGCCACGGTGGTATCAGGTGAACCGGCATCTCATCGGTGCCGACCCGCACAAACTCCTACCCGGCGAGCGCTTGCGGTCACCGGATCTGGTCAGCAGACCAGCGACACCGGAACAACGGACGCGTGCCGAGGCACCGGTTCCGTCACAGACCAAACAGCACAGCCAGAGGGAGGCCGGTCGATGA
- a CDS encoding Rv3235 family protein, whose protein sequence is MPSPELGTTSSGAGSSDTDPSQIRPPEAGISAVRPPASETVATARTPAAGPTAAELPAARSDSAPVALPGSSGLLPEPRPWAAAFIQAAMEVASGLRPPTQLIRWTTPEVHGTLVRRGTLTARALRNGNGMGTKPRLRALRVCVPKTGVCEVSAVIAEPERVRAVAFRMEGLHGRWRVTEFEMQGRYEN, encoded by the coding sequence ATGCCGTCACCCGAGCTGGGTACGACCTCGTCCGGGGCCGGCTCCTCAGACACCGACCCGTCGCAGATCCGGCCGCCGGAAGCCGGCATTTCAGCGGTCAGGCCTCCGGCGAGCGAGACAGTTGCCACCGCCCGGACACCAGCGGCCGGACCCACAGCGGCAGAACTTCCGGCGGCGAGGTCGGATTCCGCGCCGGTCGCACTGCCGGGAAGTTCCGGGCTGCTTCCCGAACCGCGCCCCTGGGCGGCAGCTTTCATTCAGGCAGCGATGGAGGTGGCATCGGGATTGAGGCCTCCGACCCAGTTGATCCGCTGGACCACCCCCGAAGTGCACGGAACACTCGTCCGCCGGGGAACTCTCACGGCCCGGGCCCTGCGTAACGGCAACGGGATGGGGACGAAGCCGCGGCTGCGAGCACTGCGGGTCTGCGTCCCCAAGACCGGGGTGTGCGAGGTGAGCGCGGTCATTGCGGAACCGGAACGGGTTCGAGCCGTGGCCTTTCGCATGGAAGGTCTCCACGGACGCTGGCGCGTCACGGAATTCGAGATGCAGGGCCGCTACGAGAACTAG
- the secA gene encoding preprotein translocase subunit SecA: MVKIVEKLLRAGEGRTLKRLQNQAAQVNALEDDFVRLSDTELREETERFKARFADGESLDALLPEAFATVREAAKRTLGQRHFDVQLVGGAALHSGNIAEMKTGEGKTLVATAPAYLNALSGGGVHVVTVNDYLAEYQSDLMGRVYRFLGLSVGNILSQMTPAQRRESYACDITYGTNNEFGFDFLRDNMAWNGEDLVQRGHSFAIVDEVDSILIDEARTPLIISGPADQPTKWYVEFAKLAKVLKRDDDYEVDEKKRTVGVLESGIEKIEDHLGIDNLYESVNTPLIGYLNNAVKVKELFKRDKEYVVTNGEVMIVDEHTGRILAGRRYNEGLHQAIEAKEGVEIKSENQTLATITLQNYFRMYDKLSGMTGTAQTEAAELMSIYKLGVVSIPTNRSMQRKDQSDLIYKTEEAKFDAVVEDIAEKHATGQPVLVGTTSVEKSEHLSELLRKAEVTHEVLNAKQHEREAAIVAQAGRKNAVTVATNMAGRGTDIMLGGNAEFTAVATLKARGLDPVETPEAYEEAWPAALEAAKQSTKDEHEEVIELGGLYVLGTERHESRRIDNQLRGRSGRQGDPGESRFYLSLQDDLMRMFNSGMVESFLTAAKVPDDVPIESRMVTRAIQSAQSQVEGRNFEIRKNVLKYDDVLNRQREVIYAERRRVLEGADLHEQIGHFVDDVLKSYIQAATAEGFADDWDLEQLFTEMKRLYPATISLEDVIEEAGERGAITQDMLIAELTADARLAYEKREEELGEDTLRELERRVVLSVLDRKWREHLYEMDYLQEGIHLRAMAQRDPLVEYQREGYLLFQAMTEGIKEESIAYLFHVEVEVQPAEEASLSQDAPVLVAKGLVAGQQRPAQLQYSAPSEDVGGGVEVHQENNNGTATPVDEDGAPVNRASRRASRKKGRR; the protein is encoded by the coding sequence GTGGTGAAGATCGTCGAGAAGCTGCTGCGAGCCGGAGAAGGCCGCACCCTGAAGCGGCTGCAGAACCAGGCTGCACAGGTCAACGCGCTCGAGGATGACTTCGTCCGGCTCAGCGACACCGAGCTGCGGGAAGAAACCGAGCGGTTCAAGGCACGCTTCGCCGATGGCGAGAGTCTCGATGCGCTACTGCCCGAGGCCTTCGCCACCGTGCGCGAGGCCGCGAAGCGCACCCTCGGCCAGCGGCACTTCGACGTGCAGCTCGTCGGTGGCGCGGCACTGCACTCCGGCAACATCGCGGAGATGAAGACCGGTGAGGGCAAGACCCTCGTCGCCACCGCACCGGCCTACCTGAACGCCCTGTCGGGCGGCGGGGTGCACGTGGTCACGGTCAACGACTACCTGGCCGAGTACCAGTCCGACCTGATGGGCCGCGTCTACCGTTTCCTCGGTCTCTCGGTGGGCAACATCCTGTCGCAGATGACACCGGCGCAGCGTCGTGAGTCGTACGCGTGCGACATCACCTACGGCACGAACAACGAGTTCGGCTTCGACTTCCTGCGCGACAACATGGCGTGGAACGGCGAGGACCTGGTGCAGCGCGGCCACTCCTTCGCCATCGTCGACGAGGTCGACTCCATCCTGATCGACGAGGCGCGCACGCCGCTGATCATCTCCGGCCCGGCCGACCAGCCCACCAAGTGGTACGTCGAGTTCGCCAAGCTGGCCAAGGTGCTCAAGCGCGACGACGACTACGAGGTCGACGAGAAGAAGCGCACCGTGGGTGTGCTCGAGAGCGGCATCGAGAAGATCGAGGACCACCTCGGCATCGACAACCTCTACGAGAGCGTCAACACCCCCCTGATCGGCTACCTGAACAACGCCGTGAAGGTGAAGGAACTGTTCAAGCGCGACAAGGAGTACGTCGTCACGAACGGCGAGGTGATGATCGTCGACGAGCACACCGGTCGTATCCTCGCCGGCCGTCGCTACAACGAGGGTCTGCACCAGGCCATCGAGGCCAAGGAGGGCGTGGAGATCAAGAGCGAGAACCAGACGCTCGCCACGATCACCCTGCAGAACTACTTCCGCATGTACGACAAGCTCTCCGGGATGACCGGTACCGCCCAGACCGAGGCGGCCGAGCTGATGTCGATCTACAAGCTGGGCGTGGTCAGCATCCCGACCAACCGCTCGATGCAGCGCAAGGACCAGTCCGACCTGATCTACAAGACCGAAGAGGCGAAGTTCGACGCGGTCGTCGAGGACATCGCGGAGAAGCACGCCACCGGTCAGCCCGTGCTCGTCGGCACCACCAGCGTGGAGAAGAGCGAGCACCTCTCCGAGCTCCTGCGCAAGGCCGAGGTCACGCACGAGGTGCTGAACGCCAAGCAGCACGAGCGGGAGGCCGCGATCGTCGCGCAGGCCGGCCGCAAGAACGCGGTCACGGTGGCCACGAACATGGCCGGTCGTGGTACCGACATCATGCTCGGCGGGAACGCCGAGTTCACCGCGGTCGCGACGCTGAAGGCGCGAGGGCTCGACCCGGTCGAGACTCCCGAGGCCTACGAGGAAGCCTGGCCGGCCGCCCTCGAGGCGGCCAAGCAGTCGACGAAGGACGAGCACGAAGAGGTCATCGAACTCGGCGGCCTCTACGTGCTGGGCACCGAGCGGCACGAGTCGCGGCGTATCGACAACCAGCTGCGCGGTCGTTCCGGCCGTCAGGGCGACCCGGGCGAGAGCCGGTTCTACCTTTCGCTGCAGGACGACCTGATGCGCATGTTCAACTCCGGCATGGTCGAGTCGTTCCTCACCGCGGCCAAGGTGCCGGACGACGTCCCGATCGAGTCGCGCATGGTCACCCGCGCCATCCAGAGCGCGCAGAGCCAGGTCGAGGGCCGCAACTTCGAGATCCGCAAGAACGTGCTCAAGTACGACGACGTGCTGAACCGCCAGCGTGAGGTCATCTACGCCGAGCGCCGCCGGGTGCTCGAGGGCGCCGACCTGCACGAGCAGATCGGGCACTTCGTCGACGACGTGCTGAAGAGCTACATCCAGGCCGCGACCGCCGAGGGCTTCGCCGACGACTGGGACCTCGAGCAGCTCTTCACCGAGATGAAGCGCCTCTACCCGGCCACCATCTCGCTCGAAGACGTTATCGAGGAGGCCGGCGAACGGGGCGCCATCACGCAGGACATGCTGATCGCGGAGCTCACCGCCGATGCGCGGCTGGCCTACGAGAAGCGCGAGGAAGAGCTCGGAGAGGACACGCTGCGCGAGCTCGAGCGCCGCGTCGTGCTCTCTGTGCTCGACCGTAAGTGGCGTGAGCACCTGTACGAGATGGACTACCTGCAGGAGGGCATCCACCTGCGGGCCATGGCTCAGCGTGACCCGCTGGTCGAGTACCAGCGCGAGGGCTACCTGCTCTTCCAGGCCATGACCGAGGGCATCAAGGAAGAGTCCATCGCCTACCTCTTCCACGTCGAGGTCGAGGTGCAGCCTGCCGAGGAGGCGAGCCTCAGCCAGGACGCCCCGGTTCTCGTCGCCAAGGGGCTGGTCGCCGGTCAGCAGCGTCCCGCGCAGCTGCAGTACAGCGCCCCCAGCGAGGACGTCGGTGGTGGCGTCGAGGTGCACCAGGAGAACAACAACGGCACGGCCACCCCGGTGGACGAGGACGGCGCACCGGTCAACCGGGCGTCGCGGCGCGCGTCGCGTAAAAAGGGCCGTCGCTGA